The Bacillus sp. es.036 genomic sequence TACTTTTGTTGAACCCTCCGTTACGAAGAGGCTACCTGTATGTAAATCCCCGTGTATTAACGCTTCTCCTTTTGTTAAAAAGGAATGTTTAAGCGAAGCAACTTCATTTAGGAAGTCTTGATCTTCCCACAAAATTTCAACATCTGGTCGAATTTCGTCTGAAAATGCGTTGCTTTCAGCATTATAAAAGGGGTCTGAAAAGACGAGACTCTCCGTGATCCCGCATAAATCTGGATTACTAAACCGTTTAGCAAGCTCTTTCTTTTTTGCAGAACCAAGACCGTAGTCAGAGGTGAAAAAGAGCGTGTGAGCGAGGTAAGTCCCGACATTTCTTGCGAGCTCAGGGTAGACACGTCCTTCAATAAGTCCTTTGCGCAAAATCGTATGCGATGATAAATCTTCCATCACTGTTGCTGCTTTTTCTGAGTCATGCAAATAAACAACTGGGGAAAATTCAGGAACAAGCGAATGAGCTTGTATGAGGGCCTCGCTTTCAATTCTCGACCGGTCAAGTGTCAGTGGCCAGGATTCACCAACAACCTTGGCATAAGGCAAAGCTTGTTTGACGATCCACGATTCCTCTGTTGCTTTGTTTTGAACATGGAAAACATAGTTTAAATTGCCATCCCCGATTTCCTTTACGAGAAGGGGGGAAGAGGGATCGATAAAATTGTGATGCACTAAAAAGTGAACAACGCTTTCTTGTGTAAATGGTGTATATCCCGACTTAACTTGAAAAGACATGTGTAAGTCCCCTTTCTAATGGATGATGTATAGAAGCATTCGTGATTAAAAGACATAAAAAAAGCCTCTTTCCGAAGAAAGAGGCTTGAAGACAGATATCCTTCACACCTCTTATCTTCCAGGATGAATAACATCCTGTTGGAAGTAGCACCGTGCCATCTAAGCCATCCTGAAAAGATGTACT encodes the following:
- the mtnK gene encoding S-methyl-5-thioribose kinase translates to MSFQVKSGYTPFTQESVVHFLVHHNFIDPSSPLLVKEIGDGNLNYVFHVQNKATEESWIVKQALPYAKVVGESWPLTLDRSRIESEALIQAHSLVPEFSPVVYLHDSEKAATVMEDLSSHTILRKGLIEGRVYPELARNVGTYLAHTLFFTSDYGLGSAKKKELAKRFSNPDLCGITESLVFSDPFYNAESNAFSDEIRPDVEILWEDQDFLNEVASLKHSFLTKGEALIHGDLHTGSLFVTEGSTKVIDPEFAFYGPAGFDVGAFIANITLSILSQEAHRTEEEKDGYLAYLFGVITEVWTVFDSTFRSLWDTHLSEDNRYSRGYLNTHLQSIFVDSIGFAGCKIIRRTIGLAHVEEIETITDPEVKLAVERRALTLGKKLILNRKNIDSIKYYIDTIKEGV